The sequence below is a genomic window from Monodelphis domestica isolate mMonDom1 chromosome 2, mMonDom1.pri, whole genome shotgun sequence.
tggtaggtataccCCTAGGTACTTTGTATTGCTTAgcattattttgaatgaaatttccttttcccttgctaggtgttggactttgttggttgtaaatagaaatgctgattatttatgtgggtttattttgtatcctgcaattttgctgacATTGTTAATTATTCTGTTAGTTTTTGgttaatttttctaggattctctaggtatatTATCATgttatttgcaaagagtgataactttgtttcctcgTTGTCCTGTTTTGCCTcaattgcctcaatttctttttctcctcttattgatatagctaacatttctagtacaatattaaacagtAGTGGTAATAATGGGTATTCTTGCTTCACCCCTGCTCTTATTGGAAACaggcttgctaatggttttagatagatgccatttatcactttaagtaaaagatttattccaatgttttttaaaaaaaataaggaatggaTGTATTTTATGAAAAgtgttttcttcatctattgatattatcatatgtttttattagttttgttattgatatggttgatcatgctgatggttttcccaatattgaaacTTCCTTGCTTCTTGGTATAAAACCCATCTGATCATGAGGTTGTGGTCCTTGTGATATAAGGCTGCAATcttcttgctaatattttattaaacatgttgtatcaatgttcattagggagattggtctatagttttctttctctgttttagctcttcctgatttaggtactagtactatatttgtgtcataaaaagagtttggaaagattccttttgttcctatttttccaaatagtttatgaGATATTGGACTTGGacattctttgaatatttggtagaatATTTGTGATTTCTGGGGCTTTTTTCCTTGGgaattctttgatgatttgttcaatttcttatatatttgtatatccgTATACATGGCATGTTGTCTCCTTATTATAATTTGCTTTCATGAAAtggttgattgtttctatgacgTGTTCTTTTACCCATTCATTCTAttaggataagattatttagtttaggAAGCATTTTTCACAAGTGTAGGCAGCTAGATAGTGCTGTGGATGGAGTGCTGAACATGGGGTCAGGAACAGGggtcattttcctgagttcaaatccagccgcagacacttattagctgtgtggccctgggcaagtcatttacctgttcctcagtttcctcatcataagtaaatacaagataatttgaagaGGGGAAAAACATTGACAACTAGAGTGATCAAAGAAGGCTTCAGGGAGGGGATGATGGTAGAACTAAGCCTTGAAGGAtgctaaggattctaagaaatagagatgaagaaggaatgaATTCCAGGCTGGGAGATGGTTTGCATGAATgcagattcattcattcatttgataaatgttaattaaccacctattatgtgccaggcactgtgctaagttcttggGATAGAAAAAGgatcaaaagacagtccctgttctctaGGAGCACACAATCTAATGGtgaagatggagagagggaatgtGGAGCTGGGGTGTGGGGGAACTGCTAATAAATCTGGCAGTTTGGTTTGAATATAGATTATGGGGAGGGGGTAAGTAATAAGGAAGAATGTGAAATGAGGTTGTTCCAGATTATGGAGGACTTTAGCCACTGAGatcagggaggaggagaaggaggagaaaaggaagaggaagaaggaggaggaagaggaaagaggaaggagaaggaagaaaaggaggaggaggaggagaaagcaaagatttttttaatattagtgaAAGAACATGGAAGAGGAGACAGAAGATAGGCTCACTTGGACCTAGAGAAAGGCCCACAGACTATTTGTGTAGCCCCAAAGGGAAGAAGGCTCAACACATCAAATGCAGCCCATAATGAATAATATAATACAGACCTAGCTTTTTGCCAATACACTGAATCATGTGGACGGGATATATCCAAAGGGAAATTGGGATCCAACTGAAGGGATTTCttacaaaaaagggaagaatttttctTATTGCTGAAGAGCTCATTTATGAAGTTCCCCTAGATCTtttattaaaatctttcccatatCTGATGTCCTATTGGCTTCAGAGCTTGTGGGAGTACCAACAGTCCTTAGAGAGAGATTAACTAGACCAATGAAATTCTTATCAGGGAATCTGGGTAGGACAACATGAACCATAGAGATTATTATTGAGATAAGCTTTTCAGATAAACCCAATCCATCCTTTGCAGGGTCCAGCTCCTAATTAACTCATAGGTTATATTTCTATTAGTTATGATTTACCTAAAGCTTCTTCTACCCTCTTTTCCATACAGTCACATAGACTATTTCTCAAAttggtgtttattttttaaaaatcacattttattaCTACAAAGTGAATGGCTCTGTAATGTAGCCTTAGCTGCTTAGGGTTCAGTGTATGACTATAAGGAATGGATGCCCACTTGCTGGCTTGGTGGAAGGACGTATCTGGAAAATTGATTGGGAGGCCCATTCATTTATTCTTGATGTTCTGGGAATctgtgaaggatttatgacaagcCTGTGCCAAACCTCCAATTAGATTAAGGAATTCTTGAAAATCCAACTGCCCATCACAGTTGAGATCCAGTTTCTTCATCATTCGGTCCAGGACACCAGGATCGTTTTGGTTCTGCAGAAATGATAAGAGGAATTTTACATGCTGTGGTATatttaacactttttaaaaagccttttcttCCTTACTAGACTAAGGATCACATTACTCTTTAGTATATATGTACTAGGCAATTATCATATTTGAGTCTTGAAAATGTCACACTTAAAGAAAACATGAAGAAAGGGATATTTGACAGAGGTAAGCCAGACAATAGATTGTTGAGGATGGTAAATAAAGAACAGAGCCAGGAAAAGTGGATGAAATATAGTGATTACCATATTGgaaaatattacttttattttcttatgtCCTCCATGTGACTAGTATCCTgtcttctcttcctatttcctatatatgaaattgaacagggataaatgtaaaattttactCTTAGGTTCAAAGGATCAATTTCCTAAGTATAGGGTTGGTGGAGGCATGGTGATAGAGTAGTTCTATTGAAGTCCTTGAAGTTTTAGTGAATTGTAAACTTAATGTGAATCAGTAGTGTGAtgtgccaaaagaaaaaaaaaatctaacatgtTCTTGGGCTACATTATGAGAAACATTGGTTCAAGAAATAAGGAAGTAGTAATCCCcttgtagggcagctaggtggcataatggattgaatgccaggcctggagtcaggaagactcattttcctgagttcaaatctggccttggacacttaactgtgtgccctgggcaagtcacttaatcctgttggcctcagcttccttatctgtagaatgacctgaagaaggaaatggcaaaccactccagtatctttgccaagtaaatgGGTCACTCAGAATCAAACATGCCTGAAACAAATGGATAACAATAGTCCCCTTGTACTCTGCCTTGGTCAGGCCATACCAGGAGTATGCTGTTCAGTTTAAAGGACACTGATAAATTGGAGGGTGTCTAGAGGAGTCCAAATAGGATGATAAAGGACCTTAAGTCTATTTCATATAAGCATTAGTTGAGAGAAAAAGACATATTTagttcagaggagagaagatTTGGGGCTGGGTGTGGCCGTGagagtatttgaagggctgtgatgtggaagaaggattagatttgtaCAGTTTGCCTCATAGAAATAATGGGTTGAAGTAGCAAAGAGGCAGAGTTGGGCTTGACAGAAACCTCCTaacaattttgttgttattgagttgtttcagttgtgtctgactctttgtgatcccatttgagattttcttgacaaaggtgctggagtggcttgccatttccttctccagctcattttgcaaatgaggaaactgaggcaaacaaggtggcATTACtaatccaaggtcacataactagtatctgaggccagatttgaactcaggatgatgaatcttcctgacttcaggtgtggcactctatctattgcaaTTAGAGCCATttgaaagtgaaatataataccTTGTGAGAAGGTAGGGGGTCCTCTTTACTGGAAGTTTCTAAGCAGAGCTGGTTAACAACTTATCAGATATTTTATAGTGAGTATTCCTTTTGGGTATGGACTGGACCGAATGGCCATTGAGATACCTTTCAACTAtaaaattctgtgatcctatcaTTCCTCCACAAAATATGATAGAATCGCAGAtgttcagagttggaagggacttcagaggtcagtTACTCACATCCTTTGGAAATCATTAACTCCATCTCCAATAGGGACTAGAATTGGGATTTCATTGGgactctgtgatttcatttggggttttcatggcagagatactggagtggtttgccaattcccttctctagctcatttgacaaataaagaaactaaggtaaacagggttaagtgacttgttctgggttacacagctaataagggtctgagacaggatttgaactcaagaagaggaatcTCTCCGACTCCAGCCCTGATgcccctctatccactgtgccaactagctgttCCAAAGCCTTTCATAATTCTTTGTTCTGGTTCtgggcttaaattttttttaatgaagcttAAGAATCTATTAGCCATTTCAGCCACCACCCTACCCTGTAGACTCATATTCGGTCAGTCTACTAAATTTCTTAAGGCTTTTTCACATAACCTGCCTTCTAGCTATGTCTCTCTTCTGCCATCTCATACTTGTGCAATTGGTTGCTTGAACCCAAGTGTAGAGACTTTATATTGCCCTCCATTAAGTTTCTTCCTGTTAGCTTCAGCCTACCATTTGGGTTTGGGGGGGATCTTTTGGGGCCCTGATTTTGTCAGGCAAACTTTTTGTCTCACCATGCTTGGTGAGTAGCTTGGCCACTGGAGGAAGTCTTCCATTACCCATCTGCTGTGTTCATTCAGTGCCCAGTACTGTAGATAGAGGGTTAGAGGCTGTTGTTCAATACCTACCTGTGTGAAGGAAGCCAGCTCTGTATTCATGAAGCGCAGGAACTCAGTCTTGGAGAGGGTGGTTGAGGAATTGGTTTTTTCCTGGCCAGCATACCTCTGGAAAACAGCTATCAGGGACTCAATGCATCTCTCTATCTCAGTGGGGTAGACTTTTTTGGCctttggagaagaaagaagaggtagAGGTCACAATCAGTAAGACCAAAGTCTGGGAACGGGAACATATAACTGACAGTCTCAACTTTTCAACTGGGAGTGAGGAAGCCATTTTGGCATAAAAGGGTAGAATAGTTTCCCTATGGATAGGGCTTTCCCTGGGAACCTTTGGGTCAAACCAAATCAGACCAGGTATATCCCCTGTCCTAGTCTGCTGTCATACATAGTTCAcctttaaaaagtgctttaagGTAGGTACCATTAGATAAGTAGTACaagtactattatccccattttatagatgaaaaaaccaagTGTCAGAGAgcttgtgacttgtccaggatcacatagataataaatgtctTAGTCCATTATTTGGAGGACTCTTCCATGGAAGAGGATTTAGGCTTATTCTATTTTGTCTTAGAGGACAGAGCAAATTACAATCAGTAGACGTTGCAAAGAgacatggcagctaggtggctcagtggatagagagccaggtgtagagactCAGAcaattcctgggcaagtcacttaacaccaatttcctagctcttctgccttggaatcaatatttagtattgattctaagacagaaggcaagggtttaaaaaaaaaaggaatttataaaGAGGCTATTTTGTGTTCCTAATGATTAGAGCTATCCAAAGTAGAATGCTTTTCTTAGGAGAACTCCCTCTCTCCTGGGTGCCTAACCTCTTATTTTTATGTATAgcttttgttgtttggtcattttagatgctttgtgactgcatttggggtcttcttggcaaggTTACTGGAccgattggccatttccttctcattttacagatgatgaggaATGGAGACAGgcagggttaattgactttcccaggatcacacagttgtcCTGAGAtcagattagaattcaggtcttcccaattccagaccACATGCTCTATTCACAGGGCCACCTTGCCACCCACTATGCATAGCTTACCATGGATAGACAGTAAGAGAGGTGAAAGGTCTGAGTGATATCTTTACTAATTGAAGAAGTTGGACTGCATCTAATGGCTGTGGAAGCacaagaaagaatattttatttaggtTCAGAGGACCTCCTAACTAATGTCCATATTCTCACACTTATTAACTCTGTAACTTTGAGTaagtctctgtgcctcagtttcctactttgTAATGTAGAAAACTTTGCAACAAAGGAGACAAAACTTTGTAAATGAGGATAACACGTGTACTCTCTGTTTCACAGCATTTTTGTGGAGGTAGCCTAGTGGCCTTGGAGTCAAATGATTCGAGTTTAAAACCTACTTCTGTTGctatctgtgtggccttggacaagtaacttaagaTCTCTGactctcagattcctcatctgtaaaatgtgtactgtatggcctctgaggtcctttacaGTTTTATGTCTATGATCCTAAGATTATAAGAGTTTAAGCAATCATAGAATACTTGAAGAATCAATagccactattattattattactctcaaGTGGAGCTTGGGCATTTCTCATTATAGAATTCTTCAAAGATTTCTGGTGGGAGGAGAAGAAACCCTAAGGAGTGAGGAGGACCTGGTTGGGCTTCCCCCTCTGGTGGACAAAGAGAATAATGTTCATTAAATGTCCATTTAAAGGGACAACTTAAGAAAACCTTAAGGTTTAAGCCTTAGTGCCCACAAACAATCCATTGTTAATAATAATGGCAACTGTGACTGTTACTTTAGTGACTCAAGGACTGCCTCCGCTAGCACCAGAATACTTTTATATATTCACTCAATTTCAGGCTCAGAGAAGCCTTTCTTCATCTCCTCCTTGGGTTTTGTGCTTGCTCCACTTCCTATCTCCAAGTTCCTTTGTAATTGCTTCTCTGT
It includes:
- the S100A11 gene encoding protein S100-A11, whose protein sequence is MAKKVYPTEIERCIESLIAVFQRYAGQEKTNSSTTLSKTEFLRFMNTELASFTQNQNDPGVLDRMMKKLDLNCDGQLDFQEFLNLIGGLAQACHKSFTDSQNIKNK